A genomic stretch from Limnobacter thiooxidans includes:
- a CDS encoding sulfite reductase subunit alpha yields the protein MIAFKWIYATGVLLSYGLLCAFFIQRHLQREFSRKAQVAGFVNAGESLSVCVVAYASQTGQAEELAFQTARFLHDGGESVRLVSLGELTSEKLQQCRRLLCIASTYGEGDAPDSAAPFVSKVMQSRPLNLTGLEFAVLALGDSSYKHFCGFGRAVFHRLQSCGARPLFDLVEVDSRANDRSSKGIETWRQGLMRVLEIEKIQWRDTQVFSPWLIRARKHLNPHSSGREVHHIELVPADGEVLPDWQAGDLVQLEVPGVPGALRDYSIASIPQDGAVHLLVRLAVREDGSAGLASGWLTQRAILNDRVQLRIRTHPAFRMAENTARPLLLIGNGTGLAGLRAHLRARFNERVLNQDIPLSSTWLIFGERHAQFDSYYREEIDDWIKQDLLSRADLVFSRDQPQRRYVQHVLAECASDVREWVEQGAAIYVCGSLKGMAAEVDAQLKQTLGEDAVKQLSLNGRYRRDVY from the coding sequence ATGATTGCCTTTAAATGGATTTATGCCACCGGTGTATTGCTCAGCTACGGTTTGTTGTGCGCTTTTTTTATTCAAAGGCACCTGCAGCGTGAGTTTTCGCGCAAGGCGCAAGTGGCTGGCTTCGTGAATGCAGGCGAAAGCCTTTCCGTCTGTGTGGTGGCGTATGCAAGCCAAACCGGGCAGGCCGAGGAACTGGCTTTTCAAACTGCGCGTTTTTTGCACGATGGTGGTGAATCGGTGAGGCTTGTTTCGTTGGGTGAACTGACCAGTGAGAAGTTGCAACAGTGCAGGCGTTTGCTTTGTATTGCCAGCACCTATGGTGAAGGTGACGCGCCCGACAGCGCAGCACCTTTTGTCAGCAAGGTGATGCAAAGCAGGCCGTTGAATCTGACAGGGTTGGAATTCGCCGTATTGGCATTGGGCGACAGCAGTTACAAGCATTTCTGTGGTTTTGGCCGTGCTGTTTTTCATCGCTTGCAATCGTGTGGTGCCCGACCCCTGTTTGATCTGGTTGAAGTGGATAGCAGGGCCAATGACCGGTCCAGTAAAGGCATTGAGACGTGGCGTCAGGGCTTGATGCGTGTGCTGGAAATCGAGAAAATTCAATGGCGCGACACGCAGGTGTTTTCACCTTGGTTGATTCGAGCCCGAAAGCATTTGAACCCCCACAGCAGCGGTCGTGAAGTACATCACATTGAGCTGGTACCCGCAGACGGCGAAGTGCTTCCTGACTGGCAGGCAGGCGACCTGGTTCAACTTGAGGTGCCCGGTGTACCGGGTGCCCTGCGCGATTATTCCATCGCCTCCATTCCGCAGGACGGTGCGGTGCATTTGCTGGTTCGCTTGGCTGTGCGTGAAGATGGCAGCGCAGGCCTTGCATCGGGTTGGCTTACCCAGCGTGCGATTTTGAATGACAGGGTTCAATTGCGTATCCGCACCCATCCTGCATTTCGCATGGCAGAAAACACAGCAAGGCCCTTGCTCTTGATTGGCAACGGCACTGGATTGGCCGGTTTGCGTGCCCACCTGCGCGCACGGTTCAATGAGCGAGTTCTGAATCAAGACATTCCGCTTTCATCCACGTGGCTGATTTTTGGTGAACGTCATGCGCAATTCGATTCCTACTATCGTGAAGAAATCGATGACTGGATCAAACAAGATCTGTTGAGTCGTGCGGACCTTGTTTTTTCAAGGGACCAGCCACAGCGGCGTTATGTGCAACATGTGCTGGCAGAATGTGCTTCGGATGTTCGTGAATGGGTGGAGCAGGGCGCCGCGATTTATGTGTGTGGCAGTTTGAAGGGCATGGCCGCTGAGGTGGATGCGCAACTGAAGCAAACCCTGGGTGAAGATGCGGTGAAGCAATTGAGCCTGAATGGTCGATACCGCCGCGATGTGTACTGA
- a CDS encoding FAD:protein FMN transferase, which translates to MIRLLIPHKLEPVEPSLLAKLHQVQGHTMGTHWQIRWVHESHLDADTAKIQAMVERVLDRIINQMSTWKEDSLLSQFNCAPAGTVQEIPFDFCTVLKASVALAGLSCGAFNPVAGGLVNLWGFGPGPRYTDPGFLPPGADEISQALRFTDWSALRVENGTCHITQTGGLSLDFSAIAKGYAVDCIAEALLASGLQHVMVEVGGEFRGHGFRPGGLPWWIDLENPPAFNHAQDLVLNRLALHGLAVATSGDYRRHYQYQDQIYSHTIDPRNGRPIEHGLASVSVVHASCMWADGWATALNVLGVHTARELAIQHEIAVRFVERLHDGSLLETITPAFRELTT; encoded by the coding sequence ATGATTCGGTTGTTGATTCCTCACAAGCTGGAGCCGGTTGAGCCTTCACTGCTTGCCAAATTGCACCAGGTTCAGGGCCACACCATGGGAACCCATTGGCAAATCCGGTGGGTGCATGAAAGCCATCTTGATGCAGACACCGCAAAAATTCAGGCAATGGTTGAGCGGGTACTTGATCGGATTATCAATCAGATGAGTACATGGAAAGAAGACTCGCTGTTGTCACAATTCAACTGCGCGCCTGCTGGCACGGTGCAAGAAATTCCTTTCGACTTTTGCACCGTGTTGAAGGCTTCGGTGGCCTTGGCCGGCCTCAGCTGTGGGGCTTTCAATCCTGTTGCTGGTGGCTTGGTGAACCTGTGGGGTTTTGGACCAGGCCCACGTTACACCGACCCTGGTTTTCTTCCCCCAGGTGCAGATGAAATTTCACAGGCTTTGCGTTTCACTGACTGGTCTGCATTGCGCGTGGAAAACGGGACTTGCCACATAACCCAAACCGGTGGCCTTTCACTTGATTTCTCAGCGATTGCAAAAGGGTATGCCGTTGACTGCATTGCTGAAGCCTTGCTTGCGTCAGGTTTACAGCATGTCATGGTGGAGGTGGGCGGCGAATTTCGTGGGCACGGGTTTCGACCTGGCGGTTTGCCTTGGTGGATTGATCTTGAAAACCCGCCTGCTTTCAACCACGCACAGGATTTGGTGCTGAACCGTTTGGCATTGCATGGTTTGGCTGTGGCCACGTCGGGCGACTACCGACGCCATTATCAATACCAGGACCAGATCTACAGCCACACCATTGACCCCCGCAATGGCAGGCCGATTGAGCATGGCTTGGCCTCGGTCAGTGTTGTTCATGCTTCGTGCATGTGGGCCGATGGGTGGGCTACGGCGCTGAATGTTCTGGGTGTTCACACGGCGCGCGAATTGGCGATTCAACACGAGATTGCCGTCCGTTTTGTCGAGCGATTGCACGACGGGAGCTTGCTTGAAACCATAACCCCTGCATTTAGGGAATTGACGACATGA